A portion of the Candidatus Poribacteria bacterium genome contains these proteins:
- a CDS encoding thioredoxin family protein — MLKTSKFHKYLFWSMLTLVTIIFPVHVQAQFADFGLDEKLPTEKLTAKGYLSIDKVQPGSQFQMAVVVEIDEGWHVNANPAGEGLIATEVIFPDTPHLTVGEMIYPVGEVLELGSIGAAPVYHDTITIGIQADLSQDAPIGPITMDLELRYQACNEEQCLLPEVLAFEVPIEVVGIEDTVQRVNEAVFANIQFGALPDADSDEGTLARALSGGQVWLAFLLVFAGGILTSLTPCVYPLIPITVSVFGANESAGFLKSFLLSIVYVLGIVVTYSILGVAVASTGAVFGQIMANPWVVGFISLILVSLGLSMFGVFEIRLPYSVQNRLNTVGGTGFAGAFAMGTVAGVIAAPCTGPALAVVLTYIATTGSLFLGFWLMFTYALGMGLLFIGIGTFSGLLSALPRSGGWMYVLENIFGIAIITMALYFLKDVFPLLQSFLQNSLPFFAIAGGLVLIGVWLGKLTERFSGISPQMKFRKACGLLLAVLGAYMFVGGIQQPAGPHLDWVYDEAEGFEIAKREDKLVMLDFYASWCAACKELDHLTYADPAVAARLADYVNVKLDFTRTSETTKALTEKYQIPGLPVVIFLNADGVTLKRFTGFVDAEKMLGILDEIESRAQ, encoded by the coding sequence ATGTTGAAAACCAGCAAATTTCATAAATATCTGTTCTGGTCCATGTTGACACTTGTTACAATAATTTTCCCAGTTCATGTCCAAGCGCAGTTCGCAGATTTTGGGCTTGATGAAAAACTGCCTACTGAGAAACTTACTGCAAAAGGATACCTCTCAATCGACAAAGTGCAACCCGGAAGTCAATTTCAAATGGCTGTCGTCGTTGAGATTGACGAAGGGTGGCATGTCAACGCGAATCCTGCTGGCGAAGGGCTTATCGCGACCGAGGTAATCTTTCCCGATACGCCACATCTCACTGTCGGTGAGATGATATATCCCGTCGGCGAAGTATTGGAACTTGGCTCCATTGGAGCGGCACCAGTCTATCACGATACCATCACCATCGGTATCCAAGCGGATTTAAGTCAGGACGCGCCAATTGGTCCCATCACGATGGATTTGGAACTGAGATATCAAGCGTGTAACGAGGAGCAGTGTCTGTTACCTGAAGTTCTCGCCTTTGAGGTTCCTATTGAAGTTGTTGGTATAGAGGACACCGTTCAGCGTGTTAATGAAGCGGTTTTTGCCAATATTCAATTTGGAGCACTACCGGATGCCGATAGCGACGAAGGGACCCTTGCGCGTGCGCTTTCTGGTGGACAGGTCTGGCTCGCATTCTTGCTCGTGTTTGCTGGCGGTATCTTGACCAGTTTAACCCCCTGTGTTTATCCGCTCATACCAATTACTGTTTCCGTTTTCGGTGCGAATGAATCTGCTGGTTTTCTCAAATCTTTCCTGCTCTCTATTGTGTATGTCCTTGGCATCGTCGTTACCTATTCGATTTTAGGTGTGGCGGTTGCATCGACAGGCGCAGTTTTCGGTCAAATAATGGCGAACCCGTGGGTTGTTGGCTTCATCAGTCTAATTCTTGTGAGTTTGGGATTGTCTATGTTCGGTGTTTTTGAGATTCGATTGCCATACTCGGTGCAAAATCGTCTCAATACCGTTGGAGGGACCGGATTTGCCGGGGCATTCGCTATGGGAACAGTCGCAGGTGTGATTGCGGCACCTTGCACAGGACCAGCATTAGCGGTCGTCCTAACTTATATTGCAACGACGGGCAGCCTCTTCCTCGGATTCTGGCTCATGTTCACTTATGCTCTCGGAATGGGGTTACTTTTTATCGGTATTGGCACGTTCTCCGGGTTACTCTCTGCGCTGCCGCGTTCAGGCGGATGGATGTATGTTTTGGAGAACATCTTCGGCATTGCGATTATTACGATGGCACTCTACTTTCTTAAAGACGTGTTCCCACTGTTGCAGAGTTTCCTGCAAAATTCGCTACCGTTCTTCGCTATTGCGGGTGGTTTAGTGCTGATTGGCGTGTGGCTTGGCAAGTTGACGGAACGTTTCAGTGGTATCTCTCCACAGATGAAATTCCGAAAGGCATGCGGTCTTTTGTTAGCGGTGCTCGGTGCTTATATGTTTGTCGGTGGTATCCAGCAGCCTGCTGGACCCCATCTTGATTGGGTGTACGACGAAGCCGAGGGATTTGAAATCGCCAAGCGGGAGGACAAACTCGTAATGCTCGATTTTTATGCCTCTTGGTGTGCTGCTTGTAAGGAGCTGGACCATCTGACGTATGCAGATCCTGCTGTTGCCGCGAGACTCGCTGATTATGTCAATGTCAAACTCGATTTCACGCGCACCTCCGAAACGACGAAAGCACTCACCGAGAAGTACCAGATACCGGGATTGCCAGTTGTCATTTTCTTGAATGCCGATGGTGTTACTCTTAAGCGGTTCACCGGTTTCGTTGATGCGGAGAAGATGCTCGGTATTCTTGACGAAATTGAGAGTCGCGCACAGTAG